In Holophagales bacterium, one DNA window encodes the following:
- a CDS encoding sigma-70 family RNA polymerase sigma factor, with translation MSSLPLRVIDAPSPIEETISRSRLSCLKVLTRFRIPPEDAEDLLQDAFLLLIKKGDEVRNPELWLPVVLGNLCRHHLRSRRRERTVAVDSSQLEQFADERTADPAQREREHDLELLLERMPEPCRTLLRLRYQLELDPSEIARRLGCRPTSIRKMAQRCLERLASQRVRSG, from the coding sequence ATGAGCTCGCTTCCTCTTCGTGTGATCGACGCCCCGAGCCCGATCGAGGAGACGATCTCCCGATCGCGCCTGTCGTGTCTGAAGGTGTTGACGAGGTTCCGGATCCCGCCGGAGGACGCCGAGGATCTCCTGCAGGACGCCTTTCTCCTGCTGATCAAGAAGGGCGACGAGGTGCGCAACCCCGAGCTGTGGCTGCCCGTCGTGCTCGGCAATCTCTGCCGTCACCACCTGCGCAGCCGGCGACGCGAGCGCACGGTGGCCGTCGACTCGTCGCAGCTCGAGCAGTTCGCCGATGAACGCACCGCGGACCCGGCCCAGCGCGAGCGCGAGCACGATCTCGAGCTGCTCCTCGAGCGGATGCCGGAGCCCTGCCGCACGCTGTTGCGCCTGCGCTACCAGCTCGAGCTCGACCCCTCCGAGATCGCACGACGACTCGGCTGTCGGCCGACGAGCATCCGCAAGATGGCGCAGCGCTGCCTCGAACGGCTGGCGTCGCAGCGTGTCCGCTCGGGTTGA
- a CDS encoding VWA domain-containing protein, whose translation MPRAIAKIATLIDISGSMEQYGYLTPAKADADTFVNMFQPGDRFAVISFSNNAYRTYPTTANLEVFNPPTAAAASAAIQALRSINMTNIGEAIAFGNNLLVPESEPRGQVLLSDGIWNQGPDPLSVLNKSIRIYTIALGNNGQLDLLRKISQETGGFYSFTPDAIGLASIYFDILEYARVGQVVYNTLRKGMTNQQHFNAVVKLSAGLDSASISVNWADPTVTFASGTPGNNQIGVTVRDPDFKIVPIQPTYRNYGFVVYTLLNPKPGNWYFDTVFVGNKTVNVTAGAIDPDQLAVLSLEGPRGIVPAGESFKVRTRLSFEGNPVGGGGLGASAEVPSVSMREALARHASELAAMRDLPDGPCTPESKLTRLREQRMPGVDLLPRHVVRPTVRETAAGEHELTFQTDKPGEYVVRVEAVAPHPRGGELMRTRHLTISVG comes from the coding sequence ATGCCCCGTGCCATCGCCAAGATCGCGACGTTGATCGACATCTCCGGCAGCATGGAGCAGTACGGTTATCTGACGCCGGCCAAGGCCGACGCGGACACCTTCGTCAACATGTTCCAGCCGGGCGACCGGTTTGCCGTCATCTCGTTCAGCAACAACGCTTACCGAACCTATCCGACCACCGCGAATCTCGAGGTCTTCAATCCGCCGACGGCGGCCGCCGCCTCCGCAGCGATTCAGGCGTTGCGGTCGATCAACATGACGAACATCGGCGAGGCCATCGCCTTCGGCAACAACCTCCTGGTTCCGGAGAGCGAGCCGCGCGGTCAAGTGCTTCTTTCCGACGGCATCTGGAACCAGGGGCCCGATCCGCTGAGCGTGCTGAACAAGAGCATCCGCATCTACACGATCGCCCTCGGCAACAACGGTCAGCTCGACCTGCTGCGCAAGATCTCGCAAGAGACGGGCGGGTTCTACTCGTTCACGCCCGATGCCATCGGCCTCGCCAGTATCTACTTCGACATCCTCGAGTACGCCCGTGTCGGCCAGGTCGTCTACAACACGCTGCGCAAGGGGATGACCAACCAGCAGCACTTCAACGCCGTGGTCAAGCTCTCGGCGGGGTTGGACAGTGCCTCGATCTCGGTCAATTGGGCCGATCCGACGGTGACCTTCGCCTCGGGGACGCCGGGCAACAACCAGATCGGGGTCACCGTCCGCGATCCGGACTTCAAGATCGTCCCGATCCAGCCCACCTACCGCAACTACGGTTTCGTCGTCTATACGCTGCTCAATCCCAAGCCCGGGAACTGGTACTTCGACACCGTCTTCGTCGGCAACAAGACGGTGAACGTGACGGCCGGCGCGATCGATCCGGACCAGCTGGCGGTGCTGTCACTCGAAGGCCCCCGGGGCATCGTGCCGGCGGGCGAGAGCTTCAAGGTCCGGACGAGACTCTCCTTCGAGGGCAATCCGGTGGGCGGCGGCGGCCTCGGGGCAAGCGCCGAAGTGCCGTCCGTGTCGATGCGGGAGGCACTGGCCCGCCACGCGAGCGAACTCGCCGCGATGCGCGACCTCCCCGACGGCCCCTGCACTCCGGAGAGCAAGCTGACGCGCCTGCGCGAGCAGCGGATGCCCGGCGTCGACCTGCTGCCGCGCCACGTCGTCCGGCCGACCGTGCGCGAGACCGCGGCGGGAGAGCACGAGCTCACGTTCCAGACCGACAAGCCGGGTGAGTACGTCGTCCGCGTCGAGGCCGTGGCACCCCATCCGCGCGGAGGCGAGTTGATGCGCACCCGCCACCTCACCATCTCCGTCGGTTGA
- a CDS encoding VWA domain-containing protein, with translation MKKTATSGPDRQTQQQKIVLIVDRTELMPLAEAQPALGAFLNLLQLGDQFAVLGYRGLVSRIFPKLGLATYDERQVLDDATNALIATSAGGTASNLRAALRAGARLLAKKPTPKSMVLVAASPWNRGGDPLEDLPDVPVETIALGDHGQQETLRAIAAGTGGEYNFAVDPAALLNILLDLVESMGIAQILGVGSRTVGNHQSYSLVGRVSAGTPMATFLVFWGDPAITYGSGSGPRWVTADLLDPDGKPVTRSPDWASDGFAVFSIPDPAAGSWTLGATFVGPGNCRFTNAVLA, from the coding sequence ATGAAGAAGACCGCCACTTCGGGACCGGACCGCCAGACCCAGCAGCAGAAGATCGTGCTGATCGTCGACCGCACCGAGCTGATGCCCTTGGCCGAGGCCCAGCCGGCGCTCGGGGCCTTCCTCAACCTGCTTCAACTCGGTGACCAGTTCGCCGTGCTCGGCTACCGCGGATTGGTGTCGCGCATCTTTCCCAAGCTCGGCCTCGCGACCTATGACGAACGGCAGGTGCTCGACGACGCCACGAATGCCCTGATCGCCACGAGCGCGGGAGGCACCGCCTCGAATCTGCGCGCAGCGCTGCGCGCCGGTGCACGGTTGTTGGCCAAGAAGCCCACGCCGAAGTCGATGGTCCTGGTCGCCGCCAGCCCGTGGAATCGCGGCGGCGACCCACTCGAGGATCTTCCCGACGTGCCGGTCGAGACGATCGCGCTGGGAGACCACGGACAACAGGAGACCCTGCGCGCCATCGCCGCCGGGACCGGCGGGGAGTACAACTTCGCCGTCGACCCGGCCGCGTTGCTCAACATCCTCCTCGATCTCGTCGAGTCGATGGGGATCGCCCAGATCCTCGGCGTCGGTTCGCGCACGGTCGGCAACCACCAGTCGTACTCGCTCGTCGGCCGAGTGAGCGCCGGCACCCCGATGGCGACGTTCCTGGTCTTCTGGGGGGATCCAGCGATCACCTATGGGTCAGGCAGCGGCCCTCGCTGGGTGACGGCCGACCTGCTCGATCCCGACGGCAAGCCGGTGACGAGATCACCCGATTGGGCGAGCGACGGCTTCGCCGTGTTCTCCATTCCCGATCCTGCGGCGGGTAGCTGGACCCTCGGCGCGACCTTCGTCGGACCGGGCAACTGTCGATTCACCAACGCCGTGCTCGCCTGA